From a single Vibrio toranzoniae genomic region:
- a CDS encoding patatin-like phospholipase family protein yields the protein MAKTISLVLGSGGARGLVHVGVIRWLVEHGYQIKSISGCSIGALIGGVYAAGKLDEFEEWVTSIDQGDMAMLLDFSWQSSGMFKGDKIIDTLRGLIGEISIEDLPIPYTAVAANVADEKEVWLQSGSLFDAIRASISLPLFLTPHVINGEVLIDGGVLNPVPIAPTFGDNTDFTLAVNLGGEPEMVKQEVMPVSQPTKESKLHEKVVHFIDNLGSSVKSKMSFNFAFYDIANQAFDAMQSTIARQKLAAYPADITLEIPRNACGTLEFYRSQEMIDRGYHLAQAKLGNRL from the coding sequence ATGGCAAAAACGATCTCACTTGTACTTGGCAGTGGTGGCGCAAGAGGCTTGGTTCATGTTGGAGTCATCCGTTGGTTAGTTGAGCATGGCTATCAGATAAAATCCATTTCTGGCTGTTCAATTGGCGCACTGATCGGTGGTGTCTACGCGGCGGGCAAGTTAGATGAATTTGAAGAGTGGGTCACCAGTATCGACCAAGGTGATATGGCGATGCTGTTGGACTTTTCATGGCAATCGAGTGGTATGTTCAAAGGGGACAAGATCATCGACACTCTGCGTGGACTGATCGGTGAGATTTCAATTGAAGATCTGCCTATCCCTTATACCGCCGTTGCCGCTAACGTCGCCGATGAAAAAGAGGTTTGGCTGCAATCAGGTTCTCTGTTTGATGCTATTCGTGCCTCTATCTCGTTGCCACTGTTCTTGACCCCTCACGTTATCAATGGAGAAGTGCTGATTGATGGCGGCGTTCTCAATCCCGTACCGATTGCGCCTACCTTTGGTGATAATACAGACTTTACACTGGCTGTGAATTTAGGTGGTGAACCTGAAATGGTTAAACAGGAAGTGATGCCGGTTTCCCAGCCAACAAAAGAGAGCAAGCTGCATGAGAAGGTTGTGCATTTTATCGATAACCTCGGTAGCAGTGTAAAAAGCAAAATGAGCTTCAACTTTGCTTTTTACGATATTGCCAACCAAGCATTTGATGCGATGCAATCGACCATTGCTCGCCAAAAGTTGGCCGCTTACCCCGCCGATATCACGCTTGAGATCCCACGAAATGCCTGTGGCACCTTAGAGTTTTATCGCTCACAAGAGATGATAGATAGAGGTTACCATTTGGCGCAAGCTAAACTGGGCAACCGTCTTTAA
- a CDS encoding PLP-dependent transferase: MNTSTQLSPLRKTTKHEQAEALAIEQAKHFGIDPDSDYGITLIELATTLYQANTKTHDLWALTVDGLSELDKSDRIAWFNAKRFLSFQIAKILDNLQNPMRATYQSIATNNGNFASKGAYPIFDNVAAIFSASPVITRTATYLFACTEWIEDAFNGKEPLHDIYSRLLNPTSISLANHMVDIEAGSRANEYLAWNFNSGMAAIDGLLSHLLGHEDIVLASRNIYGGSYQLLEDWFGKPSNLNVAVEWFDGYSGSEFATRLDEVAEKYADRLAAGKKIYVYLESPCNPHGYVLDVASISKAGHSRGWDVIVDSTVGTPLLHPILKRDDVMERPDYVIHSYTKELAGSGITTAGVVIGRNETMFVPKGEEVAFTKPNGDEAIIPWNETLFWNVYYIKGAFLDADKAFEVLNGMKTYEMRVVQKTINTLTLAKIFDAHPDINVSCPALPDSDNYEHCQNNMYLGLPAALFTIDMEGNGNRAPINRDGFKQFFDMLEPAIGMQVSLGQTNTVALCPALTTHSELSDEALNEAGIKPTTMRISIGLEDPRMFIAHIIEAAKLSIDRKHADFSSSFPSGDSIDEIYMQTYMDVHQRFVKSLPKFSQLTQ; this comes from the coding sequence ATGAACACGTCAACTCAACTTAGCCCGCTGCGTAAAACGACCAAACACGAACAAGCAGAAGCCCTTGCCATTGAGCAAGCAAAACACTTTGGTATCGACCCAGATAGTGATTACGGTATCACGCTGATTGAACTGGCTACAACGCTGTACCAAGCCAATACCAAGACACACGACCTTTGGGCATTGACGGTTGATGGACTTTCAGAGCTCGACAAAAGCGACCGAATCGCTTGGTTTAACGCCAAACGTTTTTTGTCATTCCAGATCGCGAAGATCCTTGATAATCTGCAAAACCCAATGCGTGCCACTTACCAATCTATCGCTACTAACAATGGTAACTTTGCCTCTAAAGGTGCGTATCCTATCTTCGATAATGTGGCGGCTATCTTCTCGGCAAGCCCTGTGATTACGCGCACCGCGACCTATTTGTTTGCGTGTACAGAGTGGATTGAAGACGCCTTCAACGGTAAAGAGCCGCTGCACGATATTTACTCTCGACTGCTTAACCCAACCTCGATTTCACTGGCTAATCATATGGTTGATATTGAGGCCGGTTCTAGAGCCAACGAGTACCTCGCATGGAACTTTAACTCGGGTATGGCGGCCATTGATGGGTTGTTGAGCCATTTACTTGGACACGAAGACATTGTTTTGGCCTCACGTAACATTTACGGCGGTTCTTACCAGTTGTTGGAAGATTGGTTTGGCAAGCCTTCGAACTTGAATGTCGCGGTAGAGTGGTTCGATGGCTACTCCGGAAGTGAGTTTGCTACTCGACTTGATGAGGTTGCCGAAAAATACGCTGATCGCCTCGCCGCAGGTAAGAAAATCTACGTATACCTAGAGTCACCGTGTAACCCACATGGCTACGTGTTAGATGTTGCTAGCATCAGTAAAGCTGGTCACTCTCGTGGTTGGGACGTGATTGTCGACTCGACTGTGGGTACGCCATTACTGCACCCAATATTAAAACGTGATGATGTGATGGAAAGACCTGATTATGTGATTCATTCCTATACCAAAGAGCTGGCGGGTTCAGGCATTACAACCGCTGGAGTCGTGATTGGTCGCAACGAGACCATGTTTGTGCCAAAAGGTGAGGAGGTTGCCTTTACTAAACCTAACGGTGATGAGGCAATCATTCCATGGAACGAAACCCTGTTTTGGAATGTGTATTACATTAAAGGCGCGTTCTTAGACGCAGACAAAGCGTTTGAAGTGCTCAATGGCATGAAGACTTATGAGATGCGTGTGGTACAAAAAACCATCAACACCCTGACTCTCGCGAAGATCTTTGATGCACACCCAGACATCAATGTGTCGTGTCCTGCTTTGCCAGACAGCGATAACTATGAACACTGCCAGAACAACATGTACTTGGGGCTACCAGCTGCGCTGTTTACTATCGATATGGAAGGTAACGGCAATCGTGCGCCAATCAATCGAGATGGGTTCAAACAGTTCTTCGACATGCTTGAGCCTGCAATCGGTATGCAAGTGAGCTTAGGGCAAACCAACACCGTGGCCTTGTGCCCAGCACTGACCACGCATTCAGAGCTCAGTGATGAAGCGCTTAATGAAGCTGGCATTAAACCGACCACAATGCGTATCTCGATTGGCTTGGAAGACCCTCGAATGTTCATTGCTCATATTATCGAGGCTGCTAAATTGTCGATTGACCGCAAGCATGCCGACTTCTCATCGAGCTTCCCGAGTGGTGACAGTATCGATGAAATCTATATGCAAACCTATATGGATGTACACCAAAGGTTTGTGAAGAGCTTGCCGAAGTTCAGTCAGCTTACTCAATGA
- the folK gene encoding 2-amino-4-hydroxy-6-hydroxymethyldihydropteridine diphosphokinase, with amino-acid sequence MANVYVSIGSNINREHHVTESLKALHDRFAPLNISNFYDCEPVGFKGDNFLNLVVGFECDLPVAELVKVLHQIESENDRQRQTKAYASRTMDIDILLYDNQVGVIDGVELPRGEITEYAFVLRPLVDVAAQERHPTLNISFQQLWESFDQLSQKTEPISFELSFT; translated from the coding sequence ATGGCCAACGTCTATGTCAGCATCGGAAGCAACATTAACCGAGAACACCACGTCACAGAGTCTCTCAAGGCATTGCACGACCGCTTTGCACCTCTGAATATTTCTAATTTCTACGATTGCGAACCTGTCGGTTTCAAAGGGGATAACTTCCTAAACCTAGTCGTTGGGTTCGAATGTGACCTGCCTGTCGCAGAGCTAGTTAAGGTTCTGCATCAAATCGAATCAGAGAACGATCGCCAGCGCCAGACCAAAGCGTATGCCTCACGTACGATGGATATCGACATCCTTCTTTATGATAATCAAGTGGGCGTTATCGACGGTGTAGAGCTTCCTAGAGGCGAGATCACCGAGTACGCATTTGTGCTCAGACCGTTAGTCGATGTCGCCGCGCAAGAACGTCACCCCACCTTAAATATCTCGTTTCAGCAACTCTGGGAAAGCTTCGACCAGTTGAGTCAGAAAACAGAACCCATCTCTTTCGAGCTCAGTTTCACTTAG
- a CDS encoding Lrp/AsnC family transcriptional regulator — protein MDEIDKKILAELQSNARLTNQELADRVALSPSPCLRRVRALEKQRIIRGYHASVDQEACGLPVNVFVLVKLEKPTEENMRDFEQHIEVIDEVLECFLMTGNHDYLLHVVSESLKSYEQFIRKQLTRLPNIASIESSFAFGQVKTKTKLPVR, from the coding sequence ATGGACGAGATCGACAAGAAAATACTGGCTGAACTGCAAAGCAACGCTCGACTGACGAATCAAGAGTTGGCCGATCGAGTGGCGCTATCACCCTCTCCTTGTTTACGCCGAGTTCGAGCACTGGAGAAACAAAGGATTATTCGCGGCTATCACGCCAGTGTTGACCAAGAAGCGTGTGGTCTGCCTGTGAATGTGTTTGTGTTGGTAAAGCTCGAAAAGCCGACTGAAGAGAACATGCGAGACTTTGAGCAACACATTGAGGTGATTGATGAAGTGTTGGAGTGCTTTTTGATGACAGGCAATCACGACTACCTGTTGCATGTAGTGAGCGAGTCACTCAAAAGCTACGAGCAGTTTATCCGTAAACAACTAACTCGCCTGCCCAATATCGCTTCTATTGAATCCAGCTTCGCCTTCGGTCAGGTAAAAACAAAGACTAAGCTCCCAGTGAGGTAA
- a CDS encoding alpha/beta fold hydrolase — MKRLIINITLLAFMALGSLNAMAHDSMVKYGIAISHDGEQIAYGKSGSGDTALIFIHGWSLDSRLWQNQVSEFSKQYQVITMDLAGHGNSSFNREEYSMVAFAEDIKAVIEKEQLESVILVGHSMAGGVIAEAAKLMPKRVKGIIGVDTSQNVALAVSQSELDAMTKSFEADFQAGITMFVKDSLPKDVDADLLYWVTQDMASAPPAIAINQFRHYLGQYVTGEAHRVYENVNVPVILVNARLWPTDSEANKKHIKDYSIYYIEGSGHFPMLEQPQQFNTTLLKAVQSVK, encoded by the coding sequence ATGAAACGTTTAATTATAAATATCACACTCTTGGCATTCATGGCACTTGGTAGTCTTAATGCCATGGCTCATGATTCAATGGTTAAGTATGGTATCGCGATATCTCACGATGGTGAGCAAATTGCGTATGGCAAAAGTGGAAGTGGGGATACGGCGCTGATCTTCATTCACGGCTGGAGCCTTGACAGCAGGCTGTGGCAAAACCAAGTGAGCGAGTTTTCAAAGCAGTACCAAGTGATCACCATGGACTTAGCGGGGCACGGTAACTCATCGTTCAACCGCGAAGAGTACAGCATGGTCGCGTTCGCCGAAGACATCAAAGCAGTAATCGAGAAAGAGCAACTTGAATCCGTTATCTTAGTCGGCCATTCAATGGCAGGTGGTGTGATTGCCGAAGCCGCTAAACTGATGCCGAAAAGAGTGAAGGGCATTATTGGTGTCGATACATCGCAAAACGTCGCACTAGCGGTTTCACAAAGCGAATTAGATGCAATGACCAAATCCTTTGAAGCAGACTTCCAAGCTGGCATTACTATGTTCGTGAAAGACTCGCTACCAAAAGACGTAGACGCAGATTTACTTTACTGGGTAACGCAAGACATGGCATCAGCACCGCCAGCTATCGCGATAAACCAATTCCGTCATTATCTAGGCCAATACGTGACAGGCGAAGCACACCGCGTGTATGAGAACGTGAATGTGCCAGTAATATTGGTTAACGCTCGCCTATGGCCAACGGATTCAGAAGCGAACAAGAAACACATTAAGGATTACAGCATTTACTACATTGAAGGCTCAGGCCACTTCCCAATGCTAGAGCAACCACAGCAGTTCAACACAACGTTGCTGAAAGCGGTTCAGTCAGTGAAGTAG
- a CDS encoding LysR family transcriptional regulator, which produces MLEKIDQQWLKSFHCVYENNSFKKAAEFLCLPTSNVSRHIALLEEQLDVRLFDRTTRRIASTEAGEHLYLRTQPLLDKLNDALEEVTQHSREVMGQLNVLMPDSPELAQAVVSFCTQHSSISLCCDTNISPKEDFVDGFDVILSFHRGKLEDNNWIAKEIKRWPSAVVVAPKLLKTSLKPFKITDLKHVPCINSFTALNGTPWVFKSLTGELITQRVQSAFKVNSGQLAKAGALAGLGFAILPAEFCRDEIDAGYLEVIELEYKPEDLVLYAFYASRKHIAKKVPIFIEHLQRQANLDVQK; this is translated from the coding sequence ATGCTTGAAAAAATTGACCAACAGTGGCTTAAAAGCTTTCACTGTGTTTATGAGAACAATAGTTTTAAAAAAGCGGCGGAGTTTTTATGTTTACCGACCTCAAACGTCAGTCGCCACATCGCTTTGTTAGAAGAGCAACTAGACGTTCGATTATTCGATAGAACGACTCGCCGAATTGCGTCGACAGAAGCAGGAGAACACCTCTATCTGCGAACTCAGCCTCTGTTGGATAAGCTCAATGATGCGCTTGAGGAGGTCACACAACATTCTCGTGAGGTGATGGGGCAGCTCAACGTACTCATGCCAGATTCACCGGAATTAGCCCAAGCCGTCGTTTCTTTTTGTACCCAGCACTCTTCCATTTCATTGTGTTGTGATACGAACATCAGCCCTAAAGAAGACTTTGTGGACGGCTTTGACGTTATTCTGAGTTTTCACCGAGGGAAGCTCGAAGACAATAATTGGATAGCCAAGGAGATCAAACGCTGGCCAAGTGCTGTTGTAGTGGCCCCTAAACTTCTGAAAACATCCCTTAAACCTTTCAAGATTACCGACTTGAAACACGTACCTTGCATTAACAGTTTTACCGCATTGAACGGGACTCCTTGGGTTTTCAAATCCTTAACAGGTGAACTTATCACGCAAAGGGTGCAATCTGCATTTAAGGTCAACAGTGGGCAGCTTGCTAAAGCTGGCGCATTGGCTGGATTGGGGTTTGCGATACTTCCTGCCGAATTCTGTCGCGATGAAATAGATGCTGGCTATCTGGAAGTTATAGAACTTGAATACAAACCTGAAGACTTAGTGTTGTATGCCTTTTATGCTTCTAGAAAACACATAGCGAAAAAGGTGCCAATATTCATTGAACACCTACAGCGTCAAGCAAACCTAGACGTGCAAAAATAA
- the folE gene encoding GTP cyclohydrolase I FolE, whose protein sequence is MLNTEAEKVREALLAKGLETPMTSSEMNPNQKYNRIKGLLTEVVSTLGLDLTDDSLAETPHRIAKMYVHEIFSGLDYNNFPKVSVIDNKMSVDEMVKVSDINLTSTCEHHFITIDGLAEVAYIPENKILGLSKINRIVRFFAQRPQVQERLTQQILVAIQTLVETENVAVTIKATHYCVKSRGVMDANSETSTTALGGIFKTNPQTRAEFLR, encoded by the coding sequence ATGCTGAATACAGAAGCCGAAAAAGTAAGAGAAGCTTTGCTCGCAAAAGGACTTGAAACCCCAATGACTTCGAGCGAAATGAACCCCAACCAAAAGTACAACCGTATCAAAGGGCTTTTAACGGAAGTGGTGAGTACGCTTGGGTTGGATTTAACCGATGATAGCCTTGCTGAAACACCCCATCGCATTGCAAAGATGTACGTACATGAGATCTTTTCAGGGCTCGATTACAACAACTTTCCAAAAGTCAGTGTGATAGACAACAAAATGTCGGTTGATGAAATGGTTAAGGTATCAGACATCAACTTAACATCGACGTGCGAACATCACTTCATTACCATCGATGGTTTAGCGGAAGTGGCCTATATTCCTGAAAACAAGATTCTTGGATTGTCTAAAATCAACCGTATTGTTCGATTCTTTGCCCAGCGCCCTCAAGTTCAAGAACGTCTTACTCAGCAAATCCTGGTCGCGATACAGACTCTGGTTGAAACAGAAAACGTGGCCGTGACGATTAAAGCAACCCACTATTGCGTTAAATCCAGAGGTGTCATGGATGCAAACTCTGAAACCTCAACAACCGCGCTCGGTGGCATTTTCAAAACTAACCCTCAAACCAGAGCTGAGTTTTTACGATGA
- the folM gene encoding dihydromonapterin reductase — protein MSETILVTGVGKRLGFALAQQLLADGYNVVGTYRNDYPHLQRLRDTGADLQQVDFYQQSSLESFLHYVGQEYKTLRAVIHNASDWKPENKQDPSENASHIMHQMMTIHATVPYLVNLMLKDQLMSGEQNSDIIHISDYVAEKGSKKHIAYAASKAALNNLTLSFSAMLAPKVKVNTIAPAMIKFNEHDDEAYKTKALQKALIPAEAGFEEIIEGIKFVLASHYMTGRTLHLDGGRHLK, from the coding sequence ATGAGTGAAACGATACTAGTAACAGGTGTGGGAAAGCGACTCGGCTTCGCACTGGCGCAGCAACTTTTAGCGGATGGATACAACGTGGTTGGCACCTACCGCAACGACTATCCTCACCTGCAACGATTGCGCGACACTGGAGCCGACTTGCAGCAGGTAGACTTTTATCAACAAAGCAGCCTAGAGAGTTTTCTTCATTATGTTGGGCAAGAATATAAGACACTCAGAGCCGTCATACACAATGCTTCCGACTGGAAACCCGAGAACAAGCAAGATCCCAGCGAAAATGCCTCACACATCATGCACCAGATGATGACGATTCACGCTACCGTGCCTTACCTGGTTAATTTAATGCTGAAAGACCAACTGATGTCTGGCGAGCAAAACTCAGACATCATCCACATCAGTGATTACGTTGCGGAAAAAGGCAGTAAAAAACACATCGCTTACGCCGCCAGTAAAGCGGCGCTCAACAACCTAACGCTGTCGTTTTCAGCAATGTTGGCTCCCAAGGTGAAAGTAAATACCATCGCCCCAGCCATGATTAAGTTTAATGAACATGACGATGAGGCATACAAAACCAAAGCGCTGCAGAAAGCTCTTATTCCCGCAGAAGCGGGCTTTGAGGAAATAATAGAGGGCATCAAGTTTGTGTTGGCCAGTCACTACATGACGGGAAGAACCTTGCACCTAGATGGCGGCAGGCATTTGAAGTGA
- the folX gene encoding dihydroneopterin triphosphate 2'-epimerase, which produces MNHNAIITITNLRLRTFIGFNEEEKSKQQDIVINAEIHYPANNLCLSDDVDNALNYKNICKKIIQHVESGRFLLLEKLTSDVLGICIDHPWVRYAQVRIDKPHALRFADSVSLTLSYEADNDKNS; this is translated from the coding sequence ATGAATCACAACGCCATTATCACCATTACGAACCTGAGACTAAGAACCTTCATCGGTTTCAACGAAGAAGAAAAGTCGAAGCAACAAGACATCGTTATCAATGCAGAAATCCACTACCCCGCTAACAACCTTTGTCTCTCTGATGATGTGGACAACGCGCTTAACTACAAAAACATCTGTAAGAAGATTATTCAACACGTCGAATCCGGAAGGTTTCTGCTTTTGGAAAAGCTAACCAGCGACGTCCTCGGCATTTGTATCGACCATCCATGGGTGCGATACGCTCAAGTGAGAATCGACAAGCCTCATGCGCTACGTTTTGCCGACTCTGTCTCGCTCACCCTGAGCTATGAAGCAGACAACGACAAGAATTCTTAA
- a CDS encoding DUF3360 domain-containing protein, whose amino-acid sequence MSSTLESVNIRPDKPQTNEDELTYEQQHKPRSEFESREQYLEHELQIMAPKRWRPNLPFKDYRFEIEDTIPAMAATIGKVVMVGAIAATFAGALGLNEGFILENVRYELLIASVFIILFSGFLLPTANLAGTHGPLIPLIPIVVAAGGHPMAFGLLIGAFGLILAISKGGSMLANLTSKGVCGGLLLYLGFVGTASQVKKLFAWAEGIGMSHIAFVVIFCTIILYALLEHFRKRWLAVPLSCLLGGTIAFAMGAPFAFHTEPGLPNMNPMYWWGEDTGWMLGLPTIEHFMVVLPFAILAVAMWSPDFLGHQVFQKISYPERTEKVHMNIDDTMTTASIRQTFGSLLGGTNFTSSWGTYIVPAAIAKRPIPAGALLTALFCIIAAVWGYPMDLAIWQPVLCVALIVGVFVPLLEAGMEMTREGKTTQSAAIVVFSSALVNPAFGWSLTMLLDNLGLIGCKERSGKLSKMSRWVLPGIMFIVLSGVMALVGLLPGVPAIIPSFR is encoded by the coding sequence ATGAGCAGTACTTTAGAGTCCGTAAATATACGACCAGATAAGCCTCAAACCAATGAGGACGAACTCACTTATGAACAACAACACAAACCAAGATCGGAATTTGAATCCCGCGAACAATATTTAGAGCATGAGTTACAAATCATGGCGCCTAAACGCTGGCGTCCCAATTTGCCGTTTAAAGATTATCGATTTGAGATAGAAGACACCATCCCAGCTATGGCCGCTACCATTGGTAAAGTGGTTATGGTGGGAGCGATAGCAGCCACCTTTGCCGGGGCGCTCGGGCTAAATGAAGGCTTTATTTTAGAAAACGTTCGTTATGAACTACTCATCGCCTCTGTTTTCATCATTCTATTCTCTGGCTTTTTATTGCCGACTGCTAACCTCGCCGGTACACACGGTCCACTCATCCCTTTAATTCCAATTGTCGTTGCAGCAGGCGGACACCCTATGGCGTTTGGATTGCTGATTGGCGCTTTTGGCCTCATTCTAGCCATCAGTAAAGGTGGCAGTATGTTGGCTAACCTTACCAGTAAAGGCGTGTGTGGCGGCTTATTGCTCTACCTCGGTTTTGTTGGAACCGCCTCTCAAGTGAAAAAGCTGTTCGCTTGGGCTGAGGGAATCGGTATGAGCCATATCGCGTTTGTCGTGATCTTTTGCACCATCATTTTGTACGCTTTATTAGAACACTTCCGCAAACGTTGGTTAGCCGTCCCTCTTAGTTGCTTACTGGGTGGTACGATTGCGTTTGCCATGGGTGCGCCATTTGCTTTCCACACTGAGCCAGGCTTACCTAACATGAACCCTATGTATTGGTGGGGAGAAGATACAGGTTGGATGCTAGGCCTACCGACGATTGAACACTTCATGGTGGTATTGCCGTTTGCGATTTTAGCCGTCGCGATGTGGTCGCCAGATTTCTTAGGGCATCAAGTATTTCAAAAAATCAGCTATCCAGAACGTACCGAAAAAGTACACATGAACATTGACGATACCATGACCACGGCTTCGATTCGTCAAACGTTCGGTTCCCTGCTTGGCGGTACTAACTTTACGTCTTCATGGGGTACTTACATCGTACCGGCGGCGATTGCGAAACGCCCTATACCTGCTGGCGCTTTGCTGACGGCTCTGTTCTGTATCATCGCCGCAGTTTGGGGCTACCCAATGGATCTAGCGATATGGCAACCCGTACTTTGTGTTGCGCTCATTGTTGGGGTATTTGTGCCATTGCTAGAAGCTGGAATGGAAATGACGCGTGAAGGAAAAACCACGCAATCGGCAGCGATTGTTGTATTTTCTTCAGCGCTCGTTAACCCCGCGTTTGGCTGGTCTCTCACCATGCTGTTAGATAACTTAGGCCTGATAGGTTGTAAAGAACGTAGCGGTAAACTGAGTAAAATGAGCCGTTGGGTGTTGCCTGGCATTATGTTTATTGTGCTAAGTGGTGTGATGGCGTTGGTTGGTCTTCTACCAGGAGTACCAGCGATTATCCCAAGTTTCCGTTAA
- the accD gene encoding acetyl-CoA carboxylase, carboxyltransferase subunit beta, whose protein sequence is MSWLEKLLDKKKLISTRKTSIPEGVWTKCPSCDQVLYRIALKENLEVCPKCEHHMRMTARLRLDTFLDKGERTELGKQHEPKDLLNFKDNKRYTERLALTQKSTGEKDALVAMQGELLGMPVVACAFEFSFMAGSMGSVVGARFVDAVNQAIASNCALVCFSACGGARMQESLMALMQMAKTSAALKRLSEARLPYISVLTDQTFGGVSASLAMLGDINIGEPKARIGFAGRRVIEQTVREKLPDDFQQSEFLLEHGALDMIVDRRDMRKRAARLIAMMTNTQIQA, encoded by the coding sequence ATGAGCTGGTTAGAAAAACTGTTAGATAAAAAGAAGTTAATAAGTACACGTAAGACATCAATTCCCGAAGGGGTATGGACCAAATGCCCATCCTGTGATCAGGTCCTTTACCGCATTGCCCTTAAGGAGAACCTGGAGGTGTGCCCTAAATGTGAACACCACATGCGAATGACAGCACGTCTTCGTTTGGATACATTTTTAGATAAAGGCGAAAGAACTGAGTTAGGCAAACAACATGAGCCGAAAGATTTACTCAATTTTAAAGACAATAAACGCTACACAGAGCGCCTTGCCCTAACCCAAAAAAGCACAGGCGAAAAAGATGCATTAGTCGCAATGCAAGGAGAGCTGCTCGGAATGCCTGTTGTAGCCTGCGCTTTCGAATTTTCTTTTATGGCTGGATCTATGGGATCGGTTGTCGGTGCTCGATTTGTGGACGCCGTTAATCAAGCAATTGCATCAAACTGTGCACTGGTTTGCTTTTCCGCGTGTGGTGGTGCCCGCATGCAAGAGTCACTGATGGCGTTAATGCAAATGGCAAAAACAAGCGCAGCTTTAAAGCGACTATCCGAAGCAAGGTTACCCTATATTTCAGTATTAACCGATCAAACCTTTGGCGGTGTCTCAGCCAGTTTAGCAATGCTTGGTGACATCAATATTGGTGAACCCAAAGCGCGAATTGGGTTTGCAGGGCGAAGAGTGATTGAACAAACGGTACGAGAAAAATTACCTGATGATTTTCAACAAAGTGAATTCTTACTAGAGCATGGTGCTTTAGATATGATTGTTGATAGACGTGATATGCGTAAACGTGCCGCCAGACTCATCGCGATGATGACCAACACACAAATTCAAGCTTAA